ACATTGCTAATCCACTGTAAATTTCCCCAGCCTTGACATTCAGCATCCCATCCGTGACCGGTAACGTCATGAATAATATTTCCTTCGCCTTCATTAATTCTCCAATAAGCGAGCAGACCGTCGGCCAAAGGATTTACGCCACACATATTGTTTACTATTTCTTTGGCAGTTAAGGCTTTGTTCCAAACACGCACTTCACTAATGGAGCCATTTAGAGGTCGTCCGCCTTCAGATCGGCCAATATAGAAACCGCGGCTCTTTTGCTCATCCCTTAAATCAATCCAGGGGGCAGTAGTAGCCTTGGAAATCTCTAATTTCCCGTTAACGTAGATTTTTACGGTAGCAGCATCAAATACAGCCGCCAAATGATACCATTTTCCGGCAACCAGTTCTGTTGGGACTGTTGTTTCTACACCATCGCCTGCAATCTGAATTTGATTCGGTTTGATTGTTACATCTCCAAAACGGAAGTTGAAATGTCCTTCTATTCCCATTACAGTGCTGATATAAGGACTGTACTGCTGAAATCTATTAACGCAGACGCGAGCCTCGTATGATAGTTGGGATAATTTGAGTGAACTTGGGTGTTTTTCAAAAGGAATTTTGAAATATCGGTTACTGATATTAGCCGCATACGTACGTAAAGGTTTAGAAACTATAATGTAGACAGTACGGGAAGCCTCTAAAACGGAAAGCCCTCCTCCTTGTACCTGAACAATGCTGACGGGCAATAAATAAGTAACTTCCGGTTCAAACTTATCCAGATTTTGAATTGTTAGTTCCAGTGACTTGGAAACGTGCTCTCCTTGTTCAATTTTTAATTCAGTAGAGGAGAATTTATAAGTATTTTCTGGGAGTAGTTTGTAAGAGGTGCCTTCTTTTTTATTATATTCTTCTACTTTGGCTGCATTCACTTCTGTATTTACTGTAACTTCAGATTCAACCTTGCATGATGCTGTCACGGAAAGGCCGATAGAGGTCGGATCTTCCGTAGATATTCTTTTGACAACAGAAGATTCCGTACCTGTAAAGTACAACATATCTTCATAAGGTGCTGCATTTTGGCATGAATTCAGACACAGTATTCCAGCCAGAATGCTTCCAATGCTAAAACATATTTTTTTCATATTCATCGTATTTACATTAAATGATTATTTACCGGCCGGATTCATAATCTGAATGGCTTGGCGTACATATTTGTAATTGACTTCATGCTTTGCGTCATTCTCAATATTAAGAGCACCGACTCCGCCTTTTGTACCGTCTGCAGGATTCCAATAGGCAAAACCTAAGATTGCAGGTATTTTACCATGTTCCGAATCAGTAAAGTTTCCTCCTCCTGTTTCCCACTTTTCATAGTTTACAGCTGGCACATACTGGTCGGGACGAAATTTTGCTTTCTTTGCGTATCCCCAGCCGTTGGTATCTAAATAGCTAGGCGTAGTGGCTTGGTAAGACTGGTGAATAAAATAATCGAAATATTTGGTGGTTTTATCTGCAATGGATGGGTCT
The Bacteroides luhongzhouii DNA segment above includes these coding regions:
- a CDS encoding DUF1735 and LamG domain-containing protein, with translation MKKICFSIGSILAGILCLNSCQNAAPYEDMLYFTGTESSVVKRISTEDPTSIGLSVTASCKVESEVTVNTEVNAAKVEEYNKKEGTSYKLLPENTYKFSSTELKIEQGEHVSKSLELTIQNLDKFEPEVTYLLPVSIVQVQGGGLSVLEASRTVYIIVSKPLRTYAANISNRYFKIPFEKHPSSLKLSQLSYEARVCVNRFQQYSPYISTVMGIEGHFNFRFGDVTIKPNQIQIAGDGVETTVPTELVAGKWYHLAAVFDAATVKIYVNGKLEISKATTAPWIDLRDEQKSRGFYIGRSEGGRPLNGSISEVRVWNKALTAKEIVNNMCGVNPLADGLLAYWRINEGEGNIIHDVTGHGWDAECQGWGNLQWISNVRCPNE